The Streptococcus pluranimalium genome contains a region encoding:
- a CDS encoding putative polysaccharide biosynthesis protein encodes MSESKAKVSQQEQMMRGTAWSAAGNFISRLLGVVYIIPWYLWMGSHADKANALFTQGYNIYSLFLLISTSGLNVAVAKQIAKYNALNKKSESIQLIREFLKLMLILGLVSAGTMFLLSPIIAKLSGVGHELVPVIQSLSWSVLIFPMMSVIRGIFQGHNDLAPFAKSQVAEQFIRVVWMLLTAYFVMQLGSGDYVKAVTQSTFAAFLGMLASMGVLFYYLAKAKLLKPIFFEKTKDISVDAKGLLLETLKEAIPFIVTGSAIQIFSLIDQFTYANFMAMISHYSRSELSVQFAYFASNPNKIVMLLVSVAGSIGGVGIALLTENYVKKDMKAAASLIANNLQMLFMFIMPAIVGILILAKPVYTIFYGAPTDMALGLFVAAMVQTLFLALYIMLSPMLQAMFENRKAMRYFSYGLVTKVILQVPMIYLFHGYGPLLSTSIALAVPIVLSYLRLQQLTGISPSGLNRRLQLINVMTIIMAILAALVTLILHLVLDPASRIHSVLYVVIVGAVGMMSYGYMSLKTRMLDKLIGGRANRLRERFKIS; translated from the coding sequence ATGTCTGAAAGCAAAGCAAAAGTCTCCCAACAGGAGCAAATGATGCGTGGGACTGCCTGGTCTGCAGCTGGTAATTTTATCAGTCGCTTATTGGGAGTTGTTTATATCATTCCTTGGTATTTGTGGATGGGAAGCCATGCGGACAAGGCAAATGCCTTATTTACACAAGGGTATAATATCTATTCCCTCTTTCTCTTGATCTCAACTTCTGGACTTAATGTCGCAGTAGCTAAACAGATTGCTAAGTATAATGCTTTAAATAAAAAATCTGAGAGTATCCAGTTGATTCGTGAATTCCTAAAGTTAATGTTGATTTTAGGGCTTGTTAGTGCAGGAACGATGTTTCTCTTGTCACCTATCATTGCTAAACTTTCAGGAGTGGGGCATGAATTGGTACCAGTTATTCAAAGTTTATCCTGGTCTGTTTTGATCTTCCCGATGATGAGTGTTATTCGAGGCATTTTTCAAGGTCATAATGATTTGGCTCCCTTTGCTAAAAGTCAGGTAGCAGAGCAGTTTATTCGTGTGGTGTGGATGCTATTGACAGCTTACTTCGTTATGCAGCTTGGTTCAGGTGATTATGTCAAGGCAGTGACACAGTCAACTTTTGCAGCCTTTCTTGGAATGCTAGCTAGCATGGGAGTTCTGTTCTATTATCTAGCTAAGGCAAAGCTATTAAAACCTATTTTTTTTGAGAAAACAAAAGACATTTCAGTAGATGCGAAAGGCTTGTTGCTTGAGACTTTAAAAGAAGCGATTCCTTTTATTGTAACGGGCTCTGCCATTCAAATTTTTAGTCTGATTGATCAGTTTACTTATGCTAACTTTATGGCAATGATTAGCCATTATAGTCGGTCGGAATTATCGGTTCAATTTGCTTACTTTGCCTCTAATCCTAACAAGATTGTGATGCTTCTGGTTTCTGTAGCTGGCTCGATTGGTGGCGTAGGGATTGCGCTGTTGACAGAAAATTATGTCAAAAAAGATATGAAAGCAGCAGCAAGTCTCATCGCTAACAACTTGCAGATGCTCTTTATGTTTATTATGCCAGCGATTGTCGGGATTCTTATTTTAGCTAAGCCAGTCTATACGATTTTCTATGGTGCGCCGACTGACATGGCCCTGGGATTGTTTGTGGCAGCAATGGTTCAAACGTTATTTTTAGCCTTATATATTATGTTGTCGCCAATGCTTCAAGCCATGTTTGAAAATAGAAAAGCCATGCGTTATTTTAGTTATGGGTTGGTGACGAAGGTTATCTTGCAGGTTCCGATGATTTATTTATTTCATGGTTATGGACCTCTTTTATCGACTTCTATCGCCTTGGCTGTTCCGATTGTCCTCAGTTACCTCCGTTTACAGCAATTAACAGGAATTAGCCCTTCAGGCTTAAATCGTCGTTTGCAGTTAATCAATGTAATGACAATTATCATGGCTATTTTAGCAGCCCTTGTAACGCTTATTTTGCATTTGGTGCTGGATCCTGCTAGCCGTATTCATAGCGTACTTTATGTGGTTATTGTTGGTGCAGTTGGGATGATGAGCTACGGTTATATGTCATTGAAAACACGGATGCTTGATAAGCTAATTGGAGGTCGTGCCAATCGTTTACGTGAGCGCTTTAAGATTTCATAA
- a CDS encoding UDP-N-acetylmuramoyl-L-alanyl-D-glutamate--L-lysine ligase, protein MMQIETVLDILKNDHNYRQINHPEGFFYNWQGVAFDNLSYDSRDADAKTLFFAKGSSFKAEFLEQAISKGLSWYISEIDYEVGIPAILVNDIKQAMSLIAMAFYDNPQEKLQLLAFTGTKGKTTAAYFAYHILKQSHQPAMLSTMNTTLDGKTFFKSRLTTPESLDLFKMMAEAVSNGMTHLIMEVSSQAYLVKRVYGLTFDVGVFLNISPDHIGPIEHPTFEDYFYHKRQLMVNSKATIVNSGMDHFQVVKEEVEKLPHDFYGQNSDNTIENSSAFSFDAKGKLAGHYDMQLIGDFNQENALAAGLACLRLGASLEDIQKGIAQTSVPGRMEVLTQTNGAKVFVDYAHNGDSLTKLLDVVSQHQKGQMTLILGAPGNKGESRRADFGHVINQYPDLDIILTADDPNFEDPQTISEEIASYIHRPVQIIIDREKAIETAMRQSKTENDAVIIAGKGADAYQIVEGKHAKYPGDLLVAKSFL, encoded by the coding sequence ATGATGCAAATAGAAACCGTATTAGATATTTTAAAAAACGACCACAATTATCGCCAAATCAATCATCCTGAAGGCTTCTTCTATAACTGGCAAGGTGTTGCCTTTGACAATCTTAGCTATGACAGTCGCGATGCAGATGCTAAAACACTCTTTTTTGCTAAAGGGTCATCCTTCAAAGCTGAATTTCTTGAACAAGCCATTTCCAAAGGGCTGAGTTGGTATATTTCTGAAATTGATTATGAAGTAGGTATCCCAGCCATCCTTGTCAACGATATCAAGCAAGCGATGAGTCTGATTGCCATGGCTTTCTATGATAATCCGCAAGAAAAATTACAATTATTAGCTTTTACAGGGACTAAAGGTAAAACAACTGCCGCTTATTTCGCCTACCATATTCTGAAACAAAGTCATCAACCAGCCATGCTTTCTACCATGAATACAACGCTAGATGGCAAGACTTTTTTCAAGTCAAGATTGACAACACCTGAGAGCTTGGACCTTTTTAAAATGATGGCTGAAGCTGTTTCAAATGGTATGACTCATCTGATCATGGAAGTCTCTAGCCAAGCTTATCTGGTGAAACGTGTCTATGGCTTGACCTTCGATGTTGGTGTCTTTCTCAACATCAGTCCTGATCATATCGGACCGATCGAACACCCAACTTTTGAAGATTATTTCTACCACAAGCGCCAGTTGATGGTTAACAGCAAGGCTACCATTGTTAACAGTGGAATGGATCATTTTCAAGTTGTCAAAGAAGAAGTTGAAAAACTTCCCCATGATTTTTATGGTCAAAACTCCGACAATACTATCGAAAACAGCTCTGCCTTCTCTTTCGATGCTAAAGGCAAACTAGCTGGACATTACGATATGCAATTAATCGGTGACTTCAATCAAGAGAATGCCCTTGCTGCAGGATTAGCCTGCCTACGCCTCGGAGCAAGTCTGGAAGATATCCAAAAAGGCATCGCCCAAACCAGTGTTCCTGGCCGTATGGAGGTCTTGACCCAGACAAATGGTGCTAAGGTTTTTGTTGATTATGCCCATAATGGCGATAGTTTAACCAAGTTGCTAGATGTTGTCAGCCAACACCAAAAAGGGCAAATGACTCTTATTCTAGGAGCTCCCGGCAACAAGGGAGAAAGCCGACGTGCTGACTTTGGACATGTCATCAATCAATACCCGGATTTAGATATCATCTTAACTGCTGATGATCCTAACTTTGAAGATCCACAAACCATCTCCGAAGAAATTGCCAGCTATATCCACAGACCAGTTCAAATCATTATTGACCGCGAAAAAGCTATCGAAACAGCCATGCGTCAAAGCAAAACTGAAAATGATGCTGTCATTATTGCTGGAAAGGGAGCAGATGCCTACCAGATCGTTGAAGGCAAACATGCTAAATACCCTGGTGACCTTCTTGTCGCTAAATCCTTTCTATAG